One candidate division KSB1 bacterium genomic region harbors:
- a CDS encoding sugar ABC transporter permease, whose product MSSTERNRTSLVTRLRHSQSALAYLFISPWVIGFLVFGLYPFAASVYYSLCQYDVLRVPKFIGLRNYRDLLFHDPYFWKAIYNTLFYTVLRVPLNIAGSLLLAVLVNQSVRGIRFFRTAYFLPSVVSGVAISAIWMWIFNPQYGILNALLEMVGIQGPSWLGSTTWAKPALVLMSLWSIGGGRMLVFLAALQGIPAQLYESVAIDGGGKWRQFTHVTLPLISPVLFLWLIIEIMFSFQIFTEAYVMTQGGPLNSTLFYNLYLYIKAFDDFQMGYASALAWLLLLMTLAITIVQFRLSRRWVYYEA is encoded by the coding sequence ATGTCCAGCACTGAAAGAAATCGCACGAGCTTGGTGACGCGCCTGCGACACAGCCAATCTGCCTTGGCGTACCTCTTTATCAGCCCCTGGGTGATCGGCTTCCTGGTGTTCGGGTTGTACCCCTTTGCCGCCTCAGTCTACTACAGCCTGTGTCAGTACGATGTGCTTCGCGTCCCCAAATTCATTGGCCTGCGTAACTATCGGGACCTTCTTTTCCATGACCCGTACTTTTGGAAGGCCATTTACAATACCCTGTTCTATACGGTTCTGCGCGTGCCCCTCAACATCGCTGGTTCGCTCCTGCTGGCCGTGTTGGTGAACCAGTCGGTGCGCGGCATTAGGTTCTTTCGCACCGCCTACTTCTTGCCCTCGGTAGTCTCGGGGGTGGCGATTTCCGCCATTTGGATGTGGATATTCAACCCGCAGTACGGCATTCTCAACGCGTTGCTGGAGATGGTGGGCATCCAAGGTCCATCCTGGTTGGGCAGCACCACATGGGCAAAGCCTGCCCTCGTGCTCATGAGTCTGTGGTCCATCGGCGGGGGAAGAATGCTGGTGTTCCTGGCCGCTCTGCAGGGAATTCCCGCACAGCTTTATGAGTCGGTGGCCATCGATGGCGGGGGCAAGTGGCGGCAGTTCACCCATGTGACTCTGCCGCTCATTTCGCCTGTACTCTTTCTCTGGCTGATCATCGAGATCATGTTTTCCTTCCAGATTTTCACCGAGGCGTACGTGATGACGCAAGGTGGGCCGCTCAACTCCACGCTTTTCTACAATCTCTATCTCTACATCAAAGCGTTCGACGATTTTCAAATGGGCTATGCGTCCGCCCTGGCATGGCTGCTCCTGCTGATGACGTTGGCGATCACGATCGTGCAGTTCCGGCTGAGCAGGAGGTGGGTCTACTATGAAGCGTGA
- a CDS encoding ABC transporter substrate-binding protein: protein MARIVKYVALLILVLGVVYLFRPDEPSRVTSTGRVRVEFWIATGAHEEFPISVRLFNESQDSIEVVPVAIPWKENEKKILTAILSGNPPDVISQFSPIGRWAARRALMPLNDFVVRDSFDTTVFYPPLWAEMRWEGKVFGVPSAGSCYGLFYNRRLFREAGLDPDRPPHTWDELKRYAERLTIRDERGRIVQAGFIPNYSALAAAVVMAFQKGATFRSADLCTVRLDEAPVVEALHWTVEYYDHYGLGDLTALQLSCGINEQHGFNSERVAMMILDNSHVNQIKRFAPHLDYGVGLIPCDPGDSPATQVGSFWLAIPRGAKSAAAAWEFLKFASRVETQLASFLAEKEPLLPSNRFVAREKIFQQRMPQMAVFDSLMYQGFSSSLLPLVHDVFWREYFLAMELALNHRLSPEEALRQANQRVQKQLDEAAEYDRYVRKKMPWANHVQH, encoded by the coding sequence ATGGCGCGCATCGTCAAATATGTCGCTCTGTTGATCCTGGTTCTTGGGGTTGTCTACCTTTTCAGGCCCGATGAGCCGAGCCGGGTGACCTCCACCGGGCGCGTGCGGGTGGAGTTCTGGATTGCGACCGGCGCGCATGAGGAATTCCCCATTTCGGTCAGGTTGTTCAACGAGAGCCAGGACAGCATTGAGGTGGTGCCGGTGGCTATTCCGTGGAAGGAGAACGAAAAGAAGATCCTGACCGCCATCTTGAGCGGGAATCCGCCCGACGTCATTTCCCAGTTCAGTCCTATAGGGCGCTGGGCAGCGCGCCGAGCCCTGATGCCGCTCAACGATTTTGTTGTGCGGGACAGCTTTGATACCACAGTGTTTTATCCTCCCTTGTGGGCGGAGATGCGCTGGGAGGGGAAGGTGTTCGGCGTCCCATCGGCGGGGAGCTGCTACGGGCTATTTTACAACCGCCGACTGTTCCGAGAGGCGGGCTTAGACCCAGATCGCCCGCCCCACACTTGGGATGAGCTCAAGCGCTATGCCGAGCGTCTGACAATTCGCGACGAGCGTGGGCGGATCGTGCAGGCGGGGTTCATCCCCAACTACAGCGCCTTGGCGGCGGCCGTGGTGATGGCCTTCCAAAAAGGGGCCACCTTCCGCAGCGCAGACCTGTGCACTGTGCGCTTGGACGAGGCACCGGTGGTGGAAGCACTCCATTGGACGGTGGAATACTACGACCACTATGGACTAGGCGACCTGACCGCCTTGCAACTGAGCTGCGGCATCAACGAGCAGCACGGCTTCAACTCCGAGCGGGTCGCCATGATGATTCTGGATAACTCGCACGTCAACCAAATCAAGCGCTTCGCGCCCCATCTGGATTACGGGGTGGGCCTGATCCCTTGCGACCCAGGTGATAGTCCGGCGACCCAGGTGGGCAGCTTTTGGCTGGCAATACCCCGCGGGGCAAAGTCTGCCGCTGCGGCGTGGGAATTTCTCAAATTTGCCTCCCGCGTAGAGACCCAATTGGCCAGTTTTCTCGCAGAAAAGGAGCCGCTTCTCCCCTCCAACCGGTTCGTCGCTCGGGAAAAGATTTTTCAACAGCGCATGCCACAGATGGCGGTTTTTGATAGCCTCATGTACCAAGGCTTTAGCAGCTCGCTCTTACCTCTGGTGCACGACGTCTTCTGGCGCGAGTACTTCCTGGCCATGGAGCTGGCGCTCAACCACCGGTTGTCGCCAGAGGAAGCTCTGCGCCAGGCGAACCAACGCGTGCAGAAACAGCTCGACGAGGCGGCCGAATACGACAGGTATGTGCGCAAAAAGATGCCATGGGCGAACCATGTCCAGCACTGA
- a CDS encoding DUF4185 domain-containing protein, with translation MIGQDCAYSIPLPAGKGLWLFGDTFLGFIDPYGRRIVESMPCNTALISEPGLAKYHYLTGENGMPRQVIPSLPEEAPDRYRIWPLHGFYVDRRVYVYYVRVVLLPDKCWPYKFNVDGTGLAVADYPGLSFRRLAWRGSTIWWGADEPCYGAAVLFLPEEQMVYVYGTSLQRGSHSCSLARVPLTRIEDPEGYEYLEGIGKWNPDRNRAIPIMDGMPTEMSVSYNGYVGAFLAVHSWETTGALVARTAPHPWGPWSRPQVLWNARIPLRNPLVYNGPLVYAGKEHPEMARNGGKTIFATFVEFEEYFPRLVEVTFA, from the coding sequence ATGATCGGCCAGGACTGTGCCTATTCTATCCCTTTGCCGGCGGGGAAAGGGCTATGGCTCTTCGGAGACACGTTCCTCGGCTTCATTGATCCGTACGGTCGTCGCATTGTGGAGTCGATGCCCTGCAACACGGCACTCATTAGCGAACCAGGGCTGGCCAAGTACCACTACTTGACCGGGGAGAACGGCATGCCGCGTCAAGTGATCCCGTCCTTGCCGGAGGAGGCCCCGGACCGTTACCGCATCTGGCCACTGCATGGGTTCTACGTCGACAGGCGGGTGTACGTCTACTATGTGCGCGTGGTGCTGCTGCCCGACAAATGCTGGCCGTACAAGTTCAATGTGGACGGCACGGGGTTGGCCGTGGCCGACTATCCCGGTCTCTCTTTTCGCAGGCTTGCGTGGCGGGGGTCGACCATCTGGTGGGGGGCAGATGAACCCTGCTACGGCGCCGCGGTGCTTTTCCTGCCGGAGGAACAGATGGTCTACGTGTACGGCACTTCCCTCCAGCGGGGGAGCCACTCTTGCTCGCTGGCGCGCGTCCCCCTAACGAGGATCGAGGACCCGGAGGGATACGAGTATCTTGAGGGCATTGGAAAGTGGAACCCCGACCGGAATCGGGCCATCCCCATCATGGACGGAATGCCCACTGAGATGAGCGTGTCTTACAATGGGTACGTGGGTGCCTTCTTAGCGGTCCATTCATGGGAGACAACCGGCGCATTAGTGGCGCGCACCGCTCCGCACCCATGGGGGCCATGGAGCCGGCCGCAGGTTTTGTGGAACGCGCGTATCCCATTGCGCAACCCGCTCGTTTACAATGGCCCGCTGGTCTATGCGGGCAAGGAGCACCCAGAGATGGCGCGCAATGGTGGAAAGACTATCTTCGCCACATTTGTGGAGTTCGAGGAGTATTTCCCAAGGCTCGTTGAGGTAACATTCGCCTGA
- a CDS encoding carbohydrate ABC transporter permease — MKPAKPWRKALVYFYLTVLAAVFLLPFFWMLSTSLKGSEQIFTYPPRWIPRPVRWQNYRDVLTTMPFVRYLFNTTFITVMSIIGVVFSSSLVAYAFARLRWKGRDSLFLFIIGTMMLPAQVTMIPVFVLYKHIGWLDSFKPLVVPLFFGGGAFNIFLMRQFFLTIPQELSDAARIDGCSEFRIYWSIILPLSKPAVATIAILVFMMQWNDFLGPLIFLSSKGKGTLALGLAMLVGQHTTEYGMLMAASVLLLIPVVVIFFLFQRYFVQGLMMTGIKG; from the coding sequence ATGAAGCCGGCCAAGCCTTGGAGAAAAGCGCTGGTCTACTTCTACCTGACGGTACTTGCGGCAGTCTTTCTCCTGCCCTTCTTCTGGATGCTTTCTACCTCTCTGAAGGGGAGCGAGCAGATTTTCACCTATCCACCGCGCTGGATTCCTCGACCCGTGCGCTGGCAAAACTATCGCGACGTCCTCACCACCATGCCGTTCGTCCGCTATCTTTTCAATACAACCTTCATCACGGTGATGAGCATTATCGGCGTGGTATTTTCCAGCTCTTTGGTTGCCTATGCCTTTGCGCGGTTGCGCTGGAAGGGGCGTGACTCGCTCTTTCTTTTCATCATCGGCACGATGATGCTGCCGGCCCAGGTAACGATGATTCCAGTCTTCGTTCTGTACAAACACATCGGCTGGCTGGACAGTTTCAAGCCGCTGGTGGTGCCGTTGTTCTTTGGTGGCGGAGCATTTAACATTTTCCTTATGAGGCAGTTCTTCTTGACCATCCCCCAAGAGCTGTCCGATGCCGCTCGCATAGACGGCTGTTCAGAGTTTCGCATCTACTGGAGTATCATCCTCCCCCTCTCCAAACCTGCGGTGGCCACCATCGCTATTCTCGTCTTCATGATGCAATGGAATGACTTTCTGGGGCCATTGATCTTCCTGTCGAGCAAGGGAAAAGGGACCTTGGCCTTGGGCTTGGCCATGCTTGTGGGCCAGCACACAACCGAATATGGTATGCTGATGGCCGCTTCGGTACTTCTGCTGATTCCCGTAGTGGTGATCTTTTTCCTGTTCCAGCGCTATTTCGTGCAGGGATTGATGATGACCGGTATCAAGGGATAG